In one window of Gossypium hirsutum isolate 1008001.06 chromosome A01, Gossypium_hirsutum_v2.1, whole genome shotgun sequence DNA:
- the LOC107919082 gene encoding F-box protein SKIP23: MQLLNPPWLERPPRNFPKVLDLTNFQVLELGHEHVGHYDVSIDHPIEAHYATYRLKVVFLRSSTIDSDDFIMFSMFGISAVLRSGEKNGLCLKMWSGRASRCRKFLVKSVDNLLFLEMFWEAGNVVRVRVLRMNEEEHKWDEMDSLSLRDRILFMGFHEAISAPASEFGWGRGNLIFYPENLSDYPGFGNHEYGIWYKYMLVFDLETGTASRLENCPAYRNLFWPPPEWVTSSTEVISNSAHSITSATSKSECTYLEPDLAISPTANTLKIVTSSASKEVGTEHLSPSSKCSFKFCFF, translated from the exons ATGCAACTGTTGAATCCTCCTTGGCTGGAACGTCCTCCGAGAAACTTTCCGAAGGTATTGGATTTAACCAACTTTCAGGTCCTTGAATTGGGTCATGAGCACGTTGGTCATTATGATGTTAGTATTGATCATCCTATAGAGGCCCATTACGCAACCTACCGACTGAAAGTTGTCTTCTTGCGGTCAAGTACTATCGATAGTgatgattttataatgttttccatgttcggGATCTCGGCCGTTCTGAGATCGGGAGAAAAGAATGGATTGTGCTTGAAAATGTGG AGTGGTCGCGCTTCCAGATGCAGAAAGTTCTTGGTTAAGTCCGTTGATAATTTGTTGTTCCTAGAAATGTTTTGGGAAGCGGGGAATGTGGTTCGTGTTAGAGTTTTGAGGATGAATGAAGAAGAGCACAAGTGGGATGAGATGGATAGTTTGAGTTTGAGGGATCGGATCTTGTTTATGGGTTTTCATGAAGCAATATCCGCGCCAGCTTCGGAATTTGGTTGGGGTAGAGGAAACCTCATCTTCTATCCGGAAAATCTCTCCGACTATCCAGGATTTGGTAATCATGAGTATGgaatttggtataaatatatgctTGTGTTTGATTTAGAAACAGGTACAGCCAGTCGCTTAGAGAATTGCCCTGCCTACCGTAACTTGTTTTGGCCACCTCCAGAATGGGTAACTTCTTCCACTGAAGTTATAAGCAACTCCGCTCATTCCATAACTTCTGCTACATCAAAAAGTGAGTGCACGTATCTTGAACCCGATTTAGCCATCTCTCCAACAGCAAATACCTTGAAAATAGTAACTTCTTCTGCAAGTAAAGAAGTCGGCACAGAGCATCTATCTCCAAGCTCAAAGTGCAgcttcaaattttgttttttctaA